A window of Bacteroidota bacterium contains these coding sequences:
- a CDS encoding helix-turn-helix transcriptional regulator, protein MKIYIQHMVSLRCKLMVKSELEKLKIKFSNIELGEIELDGVLSHSKHDLLQKALRKSGLELMDDNKAILIEKIRNIIVEMIHYEEEAPRVKFSDYLSEKLHVDYNTLSVIFSLTKGITIEHYIILHKIERAKELLIYDQLSIKEIAYKLNYSSAAHLSNQFKKTTGFTPSFFKGIKGIRRKNLEDL, encoded by the coding sequence ATGAAGATATATATTCAACATATGGTTAGTTTACGCTGCAAACTGATGGTTAAATCAGAGTTGGAAAAACTAAAAATTAAATTTTCGAATATAGAACTTGGAGAAATTGAGTTAGACGGAGTACTATCCCACAGCAAGCATGATCTGCTCCAAAAAGCCTTACGCAAATCAGGCTTAGAACTCATGGATGATAATAAAGCAATATTGATAGAAAAAATAAGAAACATCATAGTCGAAATGATTCATTACGAAGAAGAGGCACCACGGGTAAAATTTTCTGACTATTTAAGTGAGAAGCTGCATGTGGATTACAATACACTTTCTGTAATATTTTCACTTACCAAAGGAATCACGATCGAACATTACATTATTCTCCACAAAATTGAACGTGCCAAAGAGTTGCTTATTTATGACCAGCTATCGATTAAAGAAATCGCCTATAAATTGAACTACAGCAGCGCAGCACATTTGTCTAATCAATTCAAGAAGACCACAGGCTTCACCCCAAGTTTTTTTAAGGGAATAAAAGGTATAAGAAGAAAGAACTTGGAAGACCTGTAA